In Nocardioides sp. W7, the genomic stretch CGGAGGCGGGCGGCCCGAGCCCGGTCGGTCGCTCCGCCGGTCCGGGGTCCGCTCCGCTACGGCCGGAGGTACGACGCCACGTCGAGCAGCCGCTGGTCCTCGTCCAGCAGGTAGACGGTGTCACCGCCGGCGTTGTCGAAGATGCCCTTCGGGTGCCCGTTGTAGTGCGCGTCGGGCCGGTCGGTGCCGCTGTTGACGTAGACCTTGAACAGCCCGCCGGCACCGATGACGGCATCGTCGCCGGTGGTCAGCCAGACGTTCCCCGCGTAGTCGGTCAGGCGGTACCCGGACACGTCGAGCGGGCGGGCGGTGGTGTTGCGCAGCGCGACGTACTCGCCGTTCTCCGCCTGCTCGTCGACCCCGCTGGGGTTCTCCAGCACGTGGTCGATCACGACGCGGCCGGCGCCGATCCCCGGGGACCGGCCGGCGAGGACCCGTCGCGCCACCGTCGGCACGTTCGTCACCAGGTAGTCGTACCCCTGGTTGAGCGCCATGCCGATCTGGGCGGGGCTGTCGACCGGGTCGCTGTAGACCTCCAGGCCGACGGCGTGGGCGCGGTCCACGTCGACGGCGCTGGTCCGCGTCGGGGAGGCGTAGACCGCGTCGGTCCAGGGCGCGAGCTCGGCCAGGCGCGCGTCGTCGAGCATCGCGCCGCCCGAGAGCCAGGAGATCCGTACGTAGGGCAGCTCCCCCGCGAACTCGTGCAGCGCCGCCTCGTCGCGGGAGTGCACGGCGATCCGGAGCATGCCGGTGCGCCGGTCGACCCGGTCGTCGGTGTACCCGTGCGCGCGCAGCACCTCAGCCAGCCGGGTGGCCACGCCGGGGCTGTTCTGGGGCGACTTCAGCTCGAGGTTGAAGCCCACCCGGCCGCGGCCGAGCCGGAGCACCTCCGCCAGCGTCGGGACGCGCTCGCCGGCGTACTTCTCGTTCACCCACGAGCCGGCGTCGAGCTGCTTCAGCTCGGCCAGCGTGAGGTCGCCGACGCGCCACGGGGCGCGGTCGGGGAAGACCTGCTCGGCGTCGGTGGTGGTGTCGAGCGTGTCGTCGTGGACGAGCACCGGCACCCCGTCCCGGGTGAGCTGGACGTCGCCCTCGAGGACCGCAGCGCCCTCCGCGATGGCCGCTCGGTACGCGGCGAGCGTCTCCTCCGGTGCCACCCGCGACGCTCCGCGGTGGGCGACGACGGGGTTGCGCGGCTGGTCCTGCTTGGCGGTCGGGGCCGAGGGTGCCGGGGCGCCCACCGCGTTCGAGGCGAGCGTCGGGAGGGCGCTGAGGACGGCGGCGGCCGCGAGGGCGGGCACGAGGTGGTGCAGGCGGGACATGGGGAGCCTTCCGAGAGTCGTGGTGCTGACCTCTCGAAGCTAGGAGTCCCGCCGCCCCCGGGGGGTGGCCTGCGGGTGAAGCCGGACCGAACAGCTCCGAACAGCTGTCTCAGCCGAAGAACGCCTGCCCTCCGTCGAGCGGCACCGTGGCCCCGGTGAGGTAGCGCAGGTCGGGTCCGACCAGCGCGACGACCGCCCGACCGATGTCCTCCTCGCAGTCGCCGATCCGCCGCATCGGGATGCTGGCCACGAACTCGGCGGCCTCCTCGGGGTTGCTCTCGGTCCACTGCCGCAGCCCGGGCGACAGCGCGTGCGGTGCGATGGAGTTCACCCGGATGCCGTCCGGGGCCCACTCGACCGCGGCCGTGCGGGTCAGCGACCGCACGGCCTGCTTGGCCGCCGCGTAGGCGCCGTACGTCGTGGGGTCCCAGCGCACCATGGCCGAGGTGACCAGGTTGACGATCGAGCCGTCGCCACTGGCCTTCAGGTGCGGGTGGGCGGCCTTCATGAACGCGAACGAGGCGAACGGCCCGGTGCGGAAGCCCTTCTGGAAGGCCCGGTCGCTGAGGTCCAGCAGCGGCCCGTACGCCCCGGCCCAGGCGTTGTTGACCAGGATGTCGAGGCGCCCGAAGCGGGCGACGACGGCCTCGACGAGCGCCGGGACGGCCTCGGTCTCGGCGACGTCGCACGCGAACGGCTCGGCCTCGACGCCCCGGTCGCGGACCAGACGGCAGGTCTCCTCCAGCTTGGCCTCGGTCCGGCCGAGGACGGCGACGGAGACGCCGGCACCCGCGAGGGCCAGGGCGATCCCCTGGCCCACGCCCTGCCCGGCTCCCGTCACCAGGGCGACCCGTCCGGCCAGTGCTCCCTCCGGTGCGCTCATCAGAAGGCCGTGGCCGGGCGCAGCGTGGCCTCGGCGCCGCCGTCGACGTAGAGCACCTGACCGGTGACGTGGGTGACCTCGGGCGAGGCCAGGAAGCCGATCACCCGGGCCACGTCCTCGGGGGCGGAGTAGCCGTGCAACGGCATCGGCACGGCGGCGTCCATGACCTGCTTCATCCGCGGGTCGGTGACCAGGGCCGCGGTCATCGCGGTCAGTACGACGCCCGGCGCGACGACGTTGAGCGCGATGCCCGCGTCGGCCCAGCCCGGGGTGACGGCGGTGCTCCGGGCCCACTGGGTGAGCGCCGACTTCGAGGACGGGTAGAGCTGCTGGGGGCGGCCGTCGGCGATGGCCGCGTCGGTGAGCCGAGCCGCCTCGGCGGCGTCACCGGCGAGCAGCGCGTCGACCAGCGCCTGGTCGACCGGCTGGGTCGCCGAGATCGACCCGACCAGCACCACCCGCGGCGCGGGAGCTGCGGCCAGCGCGGGGCGCAGGCCCGCGACCAGGTCGGTGGTGCCGAAGAAGTTGACCGGCGGGAGCGCCGGCGACGAGCCCGAGAGTCCGGCGCAGGTCACCACGGCGTCGACCACGCCGCCGGACGCCTCGAGGACGCCGGCGACCGCTGCGGCCCGGCCCTCGGCGGTGCTGAGGTCGGCGCAGACCTCCACGTCCTTCAGGTCCACGCCGAGGACGCGGTCGCCCCGACCCTCGAAGAGGCTGCGGACGGACGCGCCGATGCCGGAGGCGGCACCGGTGACGACGACGAGACGGGACATGGGGTCCTCCAGGGGATGGTGAGGGTGGGTCAGGTGTGGGAGCCGCCGTCGACGCGCAGCTCGGCACCGGTGAGGTACGACGCGTCGTCGGAGGCGGCGAAGGCGATGACGCCGGCGACCT encodes the following:
- a CDS encoding glycerophosphodiester phosphodiesterase family protein, yielding MSRLHHLVPALAAAAVLSALPTLASNAVGAPAPSAPTAKQDQPRNPVVAHRGASRVAPEETLAAYRAAIAEGAAVLEGDVQLTRDGVPVLVHDDTLDTTTDAEQVFPDRAPWRVGDLTLAELKQLDAGSWVNEKYAGERVPTLAEVLRLGRGRVGFNLELKSPQNSPGVATRLAEVLRAHGYTDDRVDRRTGMLRIAVHSRDEAALHEFAGELPYVRISWLSGGAMLDDARLAELAPWTDAVYASPTRTSAVDVDRAHAVGLEVYSDPVDSPAQIGMALNQGYDYLVTNVPTVARRVLAGRSPGIGAGRVVIDHVLENPSGVDEQAENGEYVALRNTTARPLDVSGYRLTDYAGNVWLTTGDDAVIGAGGLFKVYVNSGTDRPDAHYNGHPKGIFDNAGGDTVYLLDEDQRLLDVASYLRP
- a CDS encoding SDR family oxidoreductase → MSAPEGALAGRVALVTGAGQGVGQGIALALAGAGVSVAVLGRTEAKLEETCRLVRDRGVEAEPFACDVAETEAVPALVEAVVARFGRLDILVNNAWAGAYGPLLDLSDRAFQKGFRTGPFASFAFMKAAHPHLKASGDGSIVNLVTSAMVRWDPTTYGAYAAAKQAVRSLTRTAAVEWAPDGIRVNSIAPHALSPGLRQWTESNPEEAAEFVASIPMRRIGDCEEDIGRAVVALVGPDLRYLTGATVPLDGGQAFFG
- a CDS encoding SDR family oxidoreductase, with amino-acid sequence MSRLVVVTGAASGIGASVRSLFEGRGDRVLGVDLKDVEVCADLSTAEGRAAAVAGVLEASGGVVDAVVTCAGLSGSSPALPPVNFFGTTDLVAGLRPALAAAPAPRVVLVGSISATQPVDQALVDALLAGDAAEAARLTDAAIADGRPQQLYPSSKSALTQWARSTAVTPGWADAGIALNVVAPGVVLTAMTAALVTDPRMKQVMDAAVPMPLHGYSAPEDVARVIGFLASPEVTHVTGQVLYVDGGAEATLRPATAF